Genomic segment of Pseudomonas sp. CCI4.2:
TTTTTGCGGTTCGGCGTTCCGACGTTTGAAAAAGGTGACTCGCTGTAAAAGCGAAACCATAATTTCAGCAACCACAAAGGCCGGATATACACTCAAAATCCATTGTTTTTAAAAGATTAAAAAGTGTTTTGGCGAAGAACATCACGTGGTGTGTCAAGCAGGCCGCTTTGCCAGCAAGTTGGCTCTACAGACCGACGGCGCGTTCCAACAACCGATACCCCACCCCGGCTTCGGTCACGATAAACCGTGGGTTGGTTGGGTCATCGGCCAATTTCTGCCGCAGGTGCCCGACGACAATCCGCAGGTAATGGCTGTCTTCAGTGTGGGTCGGGCCCCAGATGTCTTTGAGCAACTGCTGTTGGGTAATCACCCGTCCCGGATGCCGCGCCAATTGCGCCAGCACCGCGTATTCCTTGCGCGTCAGCCCGACTTCAACGCCGTCTAACAACACCCGCCGATATGCCAGATCCACCGTCAACGGGCCGAAGACCAACGCGGCTTCTTGCTGTTCGCCCGCAGGCGCTTGACGTAATAACGCCCGGACCCGTGCGAGAAACTCCTGTATGCCGAAGGGTTTGGTCACGTAGTCATTGGCGCCGCCGTCCAGCGCCTGAACTTTCTGGCCCTCACTGGCGCGCACCGAGAGCACCAGCACCGGGACTGCCGACCACTCGCGAAATTCGCGCAGCACCTGTTGGCCGTCCATGTCAGGCAAACCAAGGTCGAGCACCAGCAAGTCAGGTTTGTTCAACGCCGCTTGGCTCAAACCTTCGCTGCCGGTGCCCGCTTCCAGCACCTTGTAACCTTGGGAGGCCAGGCTGATGCGCAGAAATTTTCGAATCTGCGGCTCGTCATCGATCACTAGAATGGTCGAGGTCTGACTCATGGTTGTCTTGCCATCTCAAATGAAGCCGCGAGCGTAACGCACTGCATGATCAGAGCGTGTGCTCCAATTCAGCTTCGGGTTGGGTTTGCAGCGGGAGGAACAGGGTGATACAGGTGCCGCGCCCTTCAATGCCGTCGGCCACGGTGATGTGCCCGCCATGGGCGCCGACCATTCCCAGACAAATAGCCAATCCCAACCCTGTGCCCTGCCCGCCGCGATCGCCACGGGCGGCGGTGTAGAACATATCAAAAATTTTCGCGCGCTCGGCTTCGGGGATACCGGGGCCTTCGTCACTGACCGAGAAGAATAGCTCGCTGTCGGTCACCCCCGCAGCCACCTGCAAGCGTCCCTGCGCTGGAGAAAACCGCGCAGCATTTTCAAGCACATTGACTAAAGCCTGCTCGATCAACGCGGCGTGTACGTACAGCAATGGCAACTCCAACGGCACCTGAGTGCTGACCTGTAACGGCGCCAACACCGCACGCAGGCGGTTAAGTGCGCTGCCGACGACATCCCCCGGCGACACCCAGTCCCGCGCGAGCTTCAGGGCGCCGTGACCCAACCGAGTCATGTCCAGCAGGTTTTGAATATAACGGTCCAAACGCTCCGCCTCGTCACGGGTGCCTTCGAGCAGTTCACGACGATCCTCCAATGGGATGGCTTCACCCAACGCCAACAGGCTGTCGATACTGCCGCGCATGGCCGTCAGCGGCGTGCGTAAATCGTGGGACACCGAGGCCAACAACGCACTGCGCAGTTGCTCGGTTTCACCGTGCAATCGGGCGGCTTCCAGCTCTTCGGCCAACTGGGCTCGGGCCAATGCTTGGGCCAAGGGTTGACTGAGTGCGGTTAATAGCCGACGACGCTGATCGGTAAAGGGCTGCCCTTCATGCGGACACACGCCGAGCAACGCCAACGGGCCCTCTTCCATCGACAACGGCCACCACCACCAATGCCCCAGCGGCAAAGTGCCCGTACCCAAACCTGCGGCCTGATCGTGTTGCCACGCCCAATCGGCCGCCGCGCGTTCGGCTTCGGACAACTGCAACGCGCCGCCGACTTCGACTTTCCAGACACCTTGGTCGTCGCGATCCAGCAAGCAGATGTTCAATTCTTTCCAGCCACTGAAATGCTGTTCAGCGGCGCTTAGCATCGCCTGCCGATCAGTCGCCGCCGTGAGTTTGCGCGACAGGTCGAGCAACTCGCTGGTTTCCTCCTGAGTATCGCGCAGGGCCCGGAGTTGCTGGCGTTGCCGGGCGGCAAGGTTACCGGTCAAGGCAGCCATCAATAAAAAGAACAGCAGCGTCAGCACGTCTTCTTCGCGCTGGATGCTGAAGGAGAATTTAGGTGGAATGAACAGAAAATCGTAAGTCAGAAAAGACAACGCCGCACAGGCCAGCGCAGGCCCAAGGCTGCTACGCACCGCCACCAACAACACAGCGGCGAGGAACACCAAAGAAATATTCGGCAGCGCCAAGACACTCGACACTGCCCACGCCAAGGCGGTGGCCAGAATCGTCGCGATCAACGCCAGTCCGTAGTCAAACCAGACCACAGCCCGTGCCGAACGTGCACGCGGCTGATGATGCTGCGCCTCGCTGTCGAGGACATTGATTTCCAGGCCGTGGGCATCCCGCAGCAGCCGCGCTGCCAGCCCACCACCAAACAGACGCCTGCGTAAACGCGGACGCGATTGCCCCACCAGCACCAAGCTGGCGCGGCGCTCTGCGGCGTGTTGAATCAGGGTTTTAGCCACCTCTCCCGCTCGCAACAGCACCACTTCGCCACCTAAGCGTTCGGCCAGTTGTTGTGCACTTTGCAGGCGCATCCGCGCCTCTTCATCCACCGCCCGACCGTTATCGACATGCACCAGACTCCACGGTAGATGACGACGCTGAGCCACCCGGCTGGCGTGTCGCACCAGTCGCTCGGCCTGAACATCACCATCGATCCCCACCAATAAACGACCTCGAACAGCGGGCGCCGCCTGGCCTAGTTGGCGGTAACCTTGGGCGAGGTCGTCATCAACCTGCGCCGCTGCCGTTTGCATCGCCAACTCACGCAACGCCGTGAGGTTGGTTTGGGTGAAGAATGCGTCGATGGCCGCTCGGGCTTGTTCGGGCACATAAACTTTGCCGTCACGCAAACGCTCCAACAGCTCACGCGGTGGCAGGTCGATCAGCACCAGTTCATAGGCTTCTTGCAGTACCCAGTCGGGCAAGGTTTCTCGAACCTGCACCCCGGTGATTCCACGCACTTGGTCGTTGAGGCTTTCCAGGTGTTGAACATTGACCGTCGTGTAAACGTTGATTCCGGCCGCCAGCAATTCTTGAATGTCCTGCCAGCGTTTTGTGTGTCGGCTGCCCGGCGCGTTGCTGTGGGCCATTTCATCGACCAGCACCAAGGTCGGCGCGGCCATGAGCAGGCCGTCGAGGTCCATTTCCTCCAGCGTCACGCCACGGTAATCCGAGCGTAATAACGGTTGCTGAGGCACACCGCTGAGCAGGGCTTCAGTTTCAGCGCGGCCGTGGGTTTCTACCACGCCGGCCAGTACATGCGAGCCTTGACGCAATTGGGCATGGGCTGCCTGGAGCATGGCGTAGGTCTTGCCGACCCCCGGCGCGGCGCCCAAAAACACCTTGAGCCGCCCACGGCCGTCCCGTGGCAGATCGGCTAACAGTGCATCGGCGCGGCGGGTGTCACTCATGGTTCGTACTCAATGTGTGCTGCAAACTCGGTCTCTGTCGGAGCGAATTCATTCGCGAAGGGATCAACACGGTCCTTCAGATAAACCGCGCCGGCCAATTCCCGAATGAATTCGGTCCCACAGGATTTCGGCATCTGCTCAAAGCTGCGCTGACGGTAACTCATTCAGCGTTTGATTCAAGGTCAATACGTTGACCACCGGTGGACCGATCAACGGACGGTAGGTGTTTTCGTTCACCAGCCGTTGCACGGTGGTCACCGGCAGGTTGCGGGCGCTGGCGACGCGGGCCACTTGGTAGGCCACGGCTTCGGGCGGCAAGTGCGGGTCCAGGCCGCTGCCGGAGGTGGTCAACAGCGACAACGGCACCGCGCCTTGACCGGGTACCGCTTCTTTGGCGACATCTGCGGTAACCCGCGCAACCAGTGCCGGGTTGCTCGGTGAGAAGTTGCTGGCGCTGCTCGATACCGTTGCAAACGCCCCGGCCGAGGGCCGCGAGTGGAACCAGCCGTCGCCGGTAAAGCTTTGCGAGATCAACTCAGAGCCGCGCACTTTGCCAGCTTTGTCATACACCAGGCTGCCATTGGCCTGGGCAGGGAATGCTACTTGGGCGATACCGGTCACGACCAGCGGATACGCCACGCCAGTGATCAGGGTCATTAACACAATCAGGCTCAGGGCCGGACGCAATACAGTCGACATCATCGAATCCTCAATCAGGGTAAACGTCACGCCCCCAGGGAGCGTGACGAAAGTGGCACGCTTAGACCAAGTGCAGGCCGGTCAACAGCATGTCGATCAACTTGATGCCCACGAACGGCGCAACAATCCCGCCCAGGCCGTAGATCAACAAATTACGGCGCAGCAGCGCGGCGGCACTGGCGGCCTGAACCCGCACCCCGCGCAGGGCCAAGGGAATCAACACCACGATGATCAAGGCGTTAAAGACAATCGCCGAGAGAATCGCACTCTGCGGGCTGGCCAGGTGCATGACGTTCAGCACCCCCAGTTGCGGGTAGATCGTGGCAAACAGTGCGGGCAGGATCGCGAAATACTTGGCCACGTCGTTGGCGATGGAGAAGGTGGTCAACGCGCCCCGGGTCACCAGCAATTCCTTGCCGATTTGCACCACGTCCAACAGTTTGGTCGGATCGCTGTCGAGGTCGACCATGTTCGCCGCTTCACGTGCCGCTTGAGTACCATCGTTCATCGCCATCCCGACGTCGGCCTGAGCCAATGCCGGGGCATCGTTGGCGCCGTCGCCACACATTGCCACCAAACGACCGTCGTTCTGTTCCAGACGAATCCGTTCCAGTTTTTTCTCTGGGGTGGCTTCGGCCAAGACATCATCGACCCCTGCTTCCGCCGCAATGGCCGCGGCGGTCAGTGGGTTATCACCGGTGACCATCACCGTACGAATCCCCAGTTTGCGCAGCTCGGCAAACCGCTCACGGATGCCAGGCTTAACCACATCTTTGAGGTGGATAGCGCCCAACAGCTTGCCGTTCATGCAGACCAGCAGCGGAGTGCCACCGGTCTTGGCGATCTTGTCGACTTCCCGGGCCAATGCCGGCATCAAGTCGCTGCGGGTCATGTCGACGAACGCCAGCACCGAATCGACAGCGCCCTTGCGGTACACCCGGCCTTGGTAATCGACCCCGGATAAACGAGTCTCTGCACTGAAAGCGACCGGCGTTAAGGCCGACGCAGGTGGCTCGGTGATCGGGTGCAGTTCACGCAGGTACTCAACAATCGATTTACCTTCCGCGGTGTCATCGGCCAAGGATGCCAGAAGCGCGCCCTCGCCCAGTTCCAGCGCAGTGACACCCGGCGCGGCATACAGCGCCGTGCAACGACGGTTGCCGAAGGTGATGGTGCCGGTTTTGTCCAGCAGCAACACGTGCACGTCGCCCGCCGCCTCAACAGCACGGCCGGATTTGGCGATGACGTTGAGTCGCACCAAGCGGTCCATACCCGCGATACCGATGGCCGACAACAGCCCACCGATGGTGGTCGGGATCAAGGTCACCAATAGCGCCACCAGAAACACCAATGGCAGGCTGCCACCGGAGAAGTGAGCGAAGGGTTGCAGGGTCACGACTACCAACAGGAAGATCAGAGTCAAGCCAATCAGCAGAATATCCAGCGCGATTTCGTTGGGGGTTTTCTGCCGTTTGGCGCCTTCCACCAGCGCGATCATGCGGTCCAGCGTCGATTCACCGGGGTTGGCGGTGATTCGAACCAGTAGCCAATCGGAGACCAGACGGGTGTTGCCGGTGACCGCTGAACGGTCGCCGCCTGACTCACGGATCACCGGAGCCGATTCGCCGGTAATCGCGGCTTCGTTGACGGCGGCAATACCCTCGACGACCTCGCCATCGCCCGGAATCATTTCCCCGGCTTCAACGCGGACCACATCGCCCCGACGCAAGCTGCTGGCGTTGACGACCTGAAAGCTGCCGCTGTCGTTGCGACGCCGTGCCTTGAGCCCTTCGCTGCCGGCTTTAAGGCTGTCAGCGCGGGCCTTGCCACGCCCTTCGGCCAACGCTTCGGCGAAATTGGCGAACAACACGGTAAACCACAGCCAGAGGGCAATCTGCACCGCGACCGAAGTCGGCACCGCCGGGTCAGGAACCATGCATAAAATGCTGGTCAAGATGGCGGTCAGTTCAACCACCAACATCACCGGCGCTCGTTGCAACTGACGGGGGTCGAGTTTGACGAACGCTTGTATCAGGGCCGGGCGCCAGAGGGCCGAGAACTCGGTCTTGACCGGTTGCGCTGCCGTGTGCGGCGCAGCGGGCGTTACGGTAGGGGTCTGCACATGATCTTTATAAATAGACATCATCGAATCCTCAGAAGCCCATGCTCAAGTGTTCGGCAATCGGTCCCAGCGCCAGGGTCGGCAGGAACGTCAGGCCACCGACCAGAAAAATGGTCATCGTCAACAACGTGACGAACAACGCGCCGTGAGTCGGGAAACTGTTCAAGCCCAGCGGTGCGGTTTTCTTCGCCGCCAAGCTACCCGCCAATGCCAGCACCGGAAGGATGTAGCCGAAGCGCCCGAGGAACATCGACAGGCTCAGCATCAGGTTGTGAAACAGCGTGTTGGCGCTAAACCCACCGAACGCCGAACCGTTGTTCGCGGTGGCCGAGGTGTAGCTGTAAAGCAACTGGCTGAAGCCGTGAGGGCCGGGATTGCTGATTGCACTCGCAGGACCTGGCAGGCTCGCCGCCAAGGCACCGAACACCAGCACGCCGATAGGCATCACCATCAAGGTTGCGACCAGCAGTTTGACTTCCTTGGCCTGGAGCTTTTTACCCAGGTATTCCGGGGTGCGACCGATCATCAGCCCTGCGAGGAACACGGCGATCAGGACGTTGAGCAGCATGCTGTACATCCCGGCGCCGACGCCGCCGAAGATCACTTCGCCGACCATCATGTTGGCCAGCGCAACCATGCCCGTCAGCGGATTGAGGCTGTCGTGCATGGCGTTGACCGAACCGTTTGACGCGGCGGTAGTGGCCGTGGCCCAGAGCACGGTAGCGGTTGTGCCAAAGCGGCTTTCCTTGCCTTCAAGGGGCGCGGTCTGTTCAACCGACGCGATGTTCAACGCTGGGTTAGGCTGGTACTCAGCCCACATCGCCGTCGCTCCACCGATCAGGAACAGCGTCAGCATGCAGGCCATGATCGCTTTGCTTTGGCGCATGTCTTTCACGTAATGGCCGAAGGTAAATACCAGCGCAACCGGGATCAGGATTATCGACACCAGCTCAATCAAGTTGCTCCAAGCGGTCGGGTTCTCGAACGGATGCGCCGAGTTGACCCCGAAAAAACCGCCGCCGTTGGTGCCCAGTTGCTTGATCGCAATCTGACTCGCCGCAGGCCCCATCGGCAGGCTTTGATCAGCACCCTGAAGCGTGACGGCATCGATGTAATGCGCGAAGGTTTGTGGCACGCCCTGCCAGACCAGAAACAGCGCGAGGATCACGCACATCGGCAGCAGCCCGTACAGCGTGGCGCGGGTCATGTCGGCCCAGAAGTTACCCAGGTTTTGTGTCGAGCGACGGCTAATGCCCCGGCAGAACACCACCATCACCGCGATACCGGTCGCCGCGCTGACAAAGTTCTGCACGGTCAGGCCAACCATCTGGCTCAAATAACTGAGCGAGGCTTCACCGCTGTAGCTCTGCCAGTTGGTGTTGGTCACAAAGCTCATGGCGGTGTTGAACGCCAGCGACCATTCCATACCCGGCAATTGCTGCGGGTTGAGCGGCAAGCTGCCCTGAAACACCAGGATCGCGAACAACACGACAAAGCCGACGAGGTTAAACGCCAGCAAGGCCAGGGTGTAGGTTTTCCAGTTTTGTTCGGTTTTCGGATCAACCCCGGACAGGCGATAGCAAACGCGCTCCAGCGGTCCCAACACCGGGGTCAAGAAGGTTCGCTCACCTTCCATGATCCGGTAGTAGAAACGTCCCAACCACGGCGCCGGCAGCAGCACCAGCGCGAAGAAAGCGACGATGAGTAGATAGTCATAACTGTGCATGGCGGCTCCTAGTGCTGGTCTGCGCGTAACAGCGCGACCATCAAGTAAATGAACAACCCTGCGGCCAGTAGCAGTGACACCCCGTCCAGAACACTCATGAAAATTCTCCGTCGTACGGCAATTGCCGCGTGTGAGTAATTGTCGGTACTGAGGGCGTAAAGGAACGAGAGCGACGACCGCGTCTGCGCATAAAGAAAGCGTAAAAAGAGGTGTAAAGCGGGGATTTACAGGCGTGGGGTGTGTAGGAGAGACCCGATCAATGCGAGTTACTGTCCCACCACCAGTTCCAGAAACCGGGCAAGCTGACCGGCTCTGCACCGGAGCTGATGGTGCGAGCCATGACCGCGCGCTGCAACTGGGCCTGATCATCATAAAAAGGTTTGGCGGCGGTTTTTATGCCGGTCTCGCGGGCGCTGTCGATGAGGATTTGCAGGTATTCCTCGGTATGCCTGGCGGTGTAGCGATTGAGGTCATGAAAAGTGACCACCACTGGAATCGCACCATCGACCGTCGGCAGCTCTCCAGCGGCGATTTTCTCCCGCAGTTCGGATAAAGCCCTGAGCATGTGCGAGCGTCGGCGCAGGCTGAAGTTGTAGCCCCAGATCTTGCCGTCGTTGGCGCTCAGGTCTGTCAGCACAATGTGCATGCCGTGCTGCTGGTACGCGGCGAAGGTGCGTTTATCGTAATTCCAGAACGGTGGTCGGACCAAGTTCGGCGGCGTGCCAGTGATCGCCGCGATGTCCGCGCTGCCGTTGGTTAGCGACTGCTCCAGTTCTTCGGGATTCAAAGAACGGTGATTGGTGTGCCACGGCGTGGCGGTATGAAAGCCCAACACGTGACCTTGCGCATGTTCACGCTGCATGACCGTGTGGCCGATCTCGCTGCCACCGGCGCGGGGCGCCCGGGTCTGCACAAAAAACACGGCTTTGATCCCCGGTTCCAACGGATTGTGGGCAAGGCTGTCCATCACCATGAGCGTCGGGTTGAAAAAGCTGGAGGCACTTGGGCCGTCGTCAAACGTCAGTAGAAAACGAATCGGGGCTTGCGCCTGCAGACGTTGCGCCGTTTGCGGGGTCAGTTCGATTGGCGGGCCAATACAGCCGCAGAGCCCAACGGCCATAACGAGTGAGGATAAAACGGTTACCGCCAGCTTCATGTCGACGCCTGAGTCTAAAGGTGCTCGGCATCATAAAGGTTTGATTCAACGGCCGCTCATCCATACGACGTAGACCTGGATCAATAATTCCCATCCGCAAGCCGTTTACCCTCGGCGGTTTTTGCGACTGACCCTGCCATGACCCTCTTTACCCCGGAACTGCTCGCCCCCGCCGGCACCCTGAAAAACATGCGGTATGCCTTCGCCTACGGCGCCGATGCGGTGTATGCCGGCCAGCCGCGCTATAGCTTGCGGGTGCGCAACAACGAATTCGATCACGCTAACCTGGCTGTCGGGATTGCCGAGGCCCATGCACAGGGCAAGCTTTTCTATGTGGTGGTGAACATCGCGCCGCACAACGCCAAGCTCAAGACCTTTTTGAAAGACCTGGAGCCGGTGATCGCCATGGGGCCAGATGCGTTGATCATGTCCGACCCTGGCCTGATCATGCTGGTGCGTAGGCATTTCCCAGAGATGCCGATCCACCTGTCGGTGCAGGCCAACACGGTGAACTGGGCCAGCGTCGAGTTCTGGCAGCAACAGGGCGTTAGCCGGATCATTCTGTCCCGGGAACTGTCCCTGGAGGAAATCGCCGAAATCCGCCAGCACGTGCCCGACATGGAGCTGGAGGTGTTCGTCCACGGTGCACTGTGCATGGCCTACTCCGGCCGCTGCTTACTGTCGGGCTACATGAACAAGCGCGATGCCAACCAAGGCAGTTGCACCAATGCCTGTCGCTGGAAATACTCGGCCCAGGAAGCCACTGAAAACCAACTCGGCGAGATCGTGCAGACCGTCCAGCCCGAGCCTACTTTGGGCATCGGTGCACCGACCGATCAGGTGTTCCTGTTGCAGGAAGCCAATCGACCGAACGAGCTGATGCCCGCCTTTGAGGACGAGCACGGCACCTACATCATGAACGCCAAGGACCTGCGCGCTGTGCAGCATGTCGAGCGCTTGACCAGCATGGGCGTGCACTCGTTGAAAATTGAAGGCCGGACCAAATCCCACTTCTATTGCGCGCGAACCACCCAGGTTTACCGCCAAGCCATCGACGATGCGGTCGCCGGTCGCGCGTTTGACCGGAGCCTGATGACCAATCTGGAATCCTTGGCCCAACGCGGCTACACCGAAGGCTTCCTGCGTCGGCATGTACACGACGAATACCAGAACTACCAAAACGGCAGCTCGGTGTCGGAGCGTCAGCAGTTCGTGGGTGAACTGACGGGCGAACGGCGCGACGGGTTGGCCGAAGTCAAGGTCAAGAACCGTTTTAGCCTGGGCGACCACCTGGAGTTGATGACCCCCCAAGGCAACTTCCACTTCGACCTGGACCAGTTGCAAAACGTCAAAGGCGAACACACCAGCGTCGCACCGGGGGACGGACACACCGTGTATTTACCGATACCGGACGAGGTGGATTTGCGGTTTGGGTTATTGATGCGGGATGTGACGGGAGGTTAAGCGGCTTTGCGCGAGCCTTGTGGGAACGAATTTATTCGGGAAGGCGCCGTGTCAGGCACTGACAGGTTGGCTTTGAAACCCATTCCCGAATAAATTCGGTCCCACGGATTCCGGCGCTGCACAGTTTTGCGATCCCCCTGTGGGACCGAATTCATTCGGGAAGCGTTGCATCTGACACACCCAGTTGACCGCCTCGCCACCACGTTGGCTCCTACAGACTAGCCGCGTAACTCAAACGCCGGAAACATCTCGCCCATGGCGGCCCACAGCTCAGCCTCTTCAGCCTGCGCGGAAACGCTGGGCAGTTGCGGGTCCAGCATTCGGGCGGTCCTGACCCGTTGCACGGCGAAGCGCTTGACCCCCCGAGCATTCAAACGTTGGGCCAGGGTTAGTAATCGCACAGGGTTGAATAAGTGCCAATGCACGGTGGTTCGGCATTCATAGTCGACACCGCTGGCCAACAGGTGCTCAAGGCTAAGCCAGTTGGCCTCGCCGCTGCCCTCGACCTGGGTGATGGCGCGGCAGTCCTCGGGCAAGGATTTGATATCGAAACCGACCCAATCGGCCCCGGCAACCGCTTTTAAAAAAGCCGCCGGTTTGATTCCGGCGCTGTGTAAACCAACGAGAAATCCCATCCCGCGCACTTCATCCATGGCGCCGCGCAAGCCGTCTTGCAAGGTGGGCTCGCCGCCGCTGAACACCACGGCATCAAGCAGTCCTTGACGGCGTTGCAGAAACGCCAACACCTGAGGCCAATCCACTTCATCGCTGCCACGAGGCGGGATCAACTGCGGGTTGTGGCAATAACGACAACGCCAGGCGCACCCCTGACAAAACAACACGCAGGACAACTGCCCCGGGTAGTCGAGCGTGGTCAGGGGCACCATGCCCCCGACCCGGAGCGTTCGACTCACTGCTTCGCGGCCAGCGCCGCGCTTTCGGTGAAATGGACCCGCTCGCGGTGCTCGGACTGCTTGCCCGGATTGAACGCTGATACCGGGCGGTGATAACCCATCACCCGGGTCCAGACTTCACAGCGTTGACGTTGAGCCTGGGCCGGTGTTTGCAAGGTACTCATGGCGAAACTCCTTACGATTGAGTGGATTCAAATCAATGAACAGCGCTGAGTGTTTGCTCGCTCAGCAGCAGGACTTCGTCGCACTTGGGGCAGAACTCGTGTTCACCGTCGAGGTAGCCGTGAACCGGGCAAATGGAGAATGTCGGGGTCACAGTAAGGTACGGCAAACGGAAGCGCCCAAGAGCCTTGCGCACCAGTTGCTTGCAGGCTTGGGCCGAGGAAATCCGCTCGGCCATGTACAGGTGCAGCACCGTGCCGCCGGTGTATTTGCATTGCAGTTCGTCCTGAAGTTCCAACGCCTCAAAGGGGTCATCGGTGAAACCCACTGGCAGTTGCGAAGAGTTGGTGTAATACGGTGCGTCAACGCTGCCCGCCTGAAGAATCTCGGGGTAACGCTTGCGGTCTTCCTTGGCAAAACGGTAAGTCGTGCCTTCCGCAGGGGTCGCTTCGAGGTTATACATATGGCCGGTTTCTTCTTGAAAACGCAGCAAGGTGGCGCGCACATGATCCAGCACATTCAAGGCGAATCGCCGACCGTCTTCGGTGTGCAAGCCGTCCTCGTCGCCCGTGAAGTTGCGGAGCATTTCATGCAGACCGTTAAGGCCGATGGTTGAAAAATGGTTACGCAACGTGCCCAGATAACGCTTGGTGTACGGGTACAAACCGGCATCCATGTGGTGTTGAATGACTTTGCGCTTGACCTCCAGGCTCTCCATCGCCAGTTCCATCAAGGTGTCCAGGCGCCGTAACAAGCCTTGGGTATCGCCCTTGAACACATGGCCCAATCGCGCGCAGTTCAAGGTCACCACGCCCAATGATCCGGTCTGTTCCGCCGAGCCGAACAAGCCACCGCCGCGTTTGAGCAACTCGCGGACATCCAGCTGCAAACGGCAGCACATTGAGCGCACCTGGTTGGGCAGCATGTCCGAGTTCAAAAAGTTCTGAAAATACGGCAGCCCGTAGCGCGCGGTCATCTCGAACAAGCGATCGGCGTTTTCACTGTCCCACGGAAAGTCATGGGTGATGTTGTAAGTCGGGATCGGAAAAGTGAACACCCGGCCCTTGGCATCCCCCGCCTGCATGACTTCGATGTAGGCACGGTTAAGCAGGTCCATTTCAACCTGCAAATCGCCATAGGCGTAGGGCATTTCCACGCCGGCAACCACAGGAATTTGCTCGCGCAGGTCCTCTGGGCATACCCAGTCAAAGGTCAGATTGGTGAAGGGTGTTTGCGTGCCCCAACGGGAAGGCACATTGAGGTTGTAGATGAACTCTTGCAACGCTTGGCGGACCGCTTCGTAGCTCAATTGGTCGTTGCGCACATAGGGCGCAAGGTAGGTGTCAAACGAGCTGAACGCTTGAGCGCCGGCCCATTCGTTTTGCAGGGTGCCGAGGAAGTTGACCATTTGCCCCAAGGCACTGCTCAGGTGCTGCGGCGGCCCGGCTTCGACACGGCCCGGCACACCGTTCAACCCTTCATGGAGCAAGGTACGCAACGACCAACCGGCACAATAGCCGGCGAGCATGTCGAGGTCGTGGATATGCAGATCTGCCTCGCGGTGCGCCCGGCCAATGGCCTCGCTGTACACCTCATCCAGCCAGTAATTGGCCGTGACTTTGCCGGAGACATTGAGCACCAGTCCACCGAGGGAATAGCCCTGATTGGCGTTGGCCTGTACCCGCCAATCTTCGCGGGACAGGTACTCGTTCATCGACGCCGCCACCTCCACAATCGCCTTGCGGTCACGTCGCAAGCGTCCGTGCTGTTCGCGGTAGACGATGTAGGCACGCAGGGCCTGGAAAAAACCGGCATCCATCAAGGCCTGCTCGACCCGGTCCTGGATATGCTCGACATGCAGCTCAGCCACCTCCTCCACATGCATCAGCACCGCTTCAAGTAATTCCTCCGCCATGGCCGCATCGACGAAGTCATCGCTGGCACGACCGGCACCGATGATCGCCTGACGAATCTTGTCCGCATTGAAGGCGACCAGACTGCCATCGCGTTTGTGTAAACGGTTATACCCGACTGAAATCAACGTGCTCTGCATTCGGCCTCCATACACTACATATAGATATTCTTAGTTTCAAAAACACAACATGCAGTAAAGACTA
This window contains:
- the kdpA gene encoding potassium-transporting ATPase subunit KdpA; this translates as MHSYDYLLIVAFFALVLLPAPWLGRFYYRIMEGERTFLTPVLGPLERVCYRLSGVDPKTEQNWKTYTLALLAFNLVGFVVLFAILVFQGSLPLNPQQLPGMEWSLAFNTAMSFVTNTNWQSYSGEASLSYLSQMVGLTVQNFVSAATGIAVMVVFCRGISRRSTQNLGNFWADMTRATLYGLLPMCVILALFLVWQGVPQTFAHYIDAVTLQGADQSLPMGPAASQIAIKQLGTNGGGFFGVNSAHPFENPTAWSNLIELVSIILIPVALVFTFGHYVKDMRQSKAIMACMLTLFLIGGATAMWAEYQPNPALNIASVEQTAPLEGKESRFGTTATVLWATATTAASNGSVNAMHDSLNPLTGMVALANMMVGEVIFGGVGAGMYSMLLNVLIAVFLAGLMIGRTPEYLGKKLQAKEVKLLVATLMVMPIGVLVFGALAASLPGPASAISNPGPHGFSQLLYSYTSATANNGSAFGGFSANTLFHNLMLSLSMFLGRFGYILPVLALAGSLAAKKTAPLGLNSFPTHGALFVTLLTMTIFLVGGLTFLPTLALGPIAEHLSMGF
- the kdpF gene encoding K(+)-transporting ATPase subunit F — encoded protein: MSVLDGVSLLLAAGLFIYLMVALLRADQH
- a CDS encoding polysaccharide deacetylase family protein, whose amino-acid sequence is MKLAVTVLSSLVMAVGLCGCIGPPIELTPQTAQRLQAQAPIRFLLTFDDGPSASSFFNPTLMVMDSLAHNPLEPGIKAVFFVQTRAPRAGGSEIGHTVMQREHAQGHVLGFHTATPWHTNHRSLNPEELEQSLTNGSADIAAITGTPPNLVRPPFWNYDKRTFAAYQQHGMHIVLTDLSANDGKIWGYNFSLRRRSHMLRALSELREKIAAGELPTVDGAIPVVVTFHDLNRYTARHTEEYLQILIDSARETGIKTAAKPFYDDQAQLQRAVMARTISSGAEPVSLPGFWNWWWDSNSH
- the yegQ gene encoding tRNA 5-hydroxyuridine modification protein YegQ — encoded protein: MTLFTPELLAPAGTLKNMRYAFAYGADAVYAGQPRYSLRVRNNEFDHANLAVGIAEAHAQGKLFYVVVNIAPHNAKLKTFLKDLEPVIAMGPDALIMSDPGLIMLVRRHFPEMPIHLSVQANTVNWASVEFWQQQGVSRIILSRELSLEEIAEIRQHVPDMELEVFVHGALCMAYSGRCLLSGYMNKRDANQGSCTNACRWKYSAQEATENQLGEIVQTVQPEPTLGIGAPTDQVFLLQEANRPNELMPAFEDEHGTYIMNAKDLRAVQHVERLTSMGVHSLKIEGRTKSHFYCARTTQVYRQAIDDAVAGRAFDRSLMTNLESLAQRGYTEGFLRRHVHDEYQNYQNGSSVSERQQFVGELTGERRDGLAEVKVKNRFSLGDHLELMTPQGNFHFDLDQLQNVKGEHTSVAPGDGHTVYLPIPDEVDLRFGLLMRDVTGG
- a CDS encoding anaerobic ribonucleoside-triphosphate reductase activating protein, with product MVPLTTLDYPGQLSCVLFCQGCAWRCRYCHNPQLIPPRGSDEVDWPQVLAFLQRRQGLLDAVVFSGGEPTLQDGLRGAMDEVRGMGFLVGLHSAGIKPAAFLKAVAGADWVGFDIKSLPEDCRAITQVEGSGEANWLSLEHLLASGVDYECRTTVHWHLFNPVRLLTLAQRLNARGVKRFAVQRVRTARMLDPQLPSVSAQAEEAELWAAMGEMFPAFELRG
- the nrdD gene encoding anaerobic ribonucleoside-triphosphate reductase is translated as MSTLQTPAQAQRQRCEVWTRVMGYHRPVSAFNPGKQSEHRERVHFTESAALAAKQ